In Fusobacterium canifelinum, a genomic segment contains:
- a CDS encoding cyclically-permuted mutarotase family protein, which translates to MIKKIYCLLLLVFLSSFGYASQKTLSIENNRLVWDYAGSLPAQKGFDKNIGTAGLLQGVIEDYIVVGGGANFPEALEKGGKKVTHKDLYLLKDVNGKLKTIEQVQLDYPVAYGASVSVKEENAIYYLGGSPDSEHMRDVLKVTLKNGKLKTEIYAKLPLGFENGVAQYRDGKIYYGIGKIENSEGKNVNSNKFYVFDLKTKETKELAEFPGEARQQTVGQILNNKFYIFSGGSNISYVDGYAYDFKTDTWKKVADVVVDNEKILLLGANSIKISENKMLVIGGFDYKLWNDANYNLSNLKDDKLKDYKADYFGAEPQSYKWNRKILIFDATKNSWKSIGEVPFDAPCGAALLLMNNNIYSINGEIKPGVRTERMYKAYIISK; encoded by the coding sequence ATGATCAAAAAAATCTATTGCTTACTACTTTTGGTATTTTTATCTTCATTTGGATATGCAAGTCAAAAAACTTTATCTATTGAAAACAATAGATTAGTTTGGGATTATGCTGGTAGTTTACCTGCACAAAAAGGTTTTGATAAAAATATTGGAACAGCTGGTTTATTACAAGGCGTTATAGAAGATTATATTGTAGTTGGAGGTGGGGCTAATTTCCCAGAAGCATTAGAAAAAGGTGGGAAAAAAGTTACACATAAAGATTTATATTTATTAAAAGATGTAAATGGAAAATTAAAAACTATTGAGCAAGTACAATTAGATTATCCAGTTGCTTATGGGGCTTCTGTAAGTGTAAAAGAAGAAAATGCTATCTATTATTTAGGAGGTAGCCCTGATAGTGAGCATATGAGAGATGTCTTAAAAGTTACTTTAAAAAATGGAAAATTAAAAACAGAAATTTATGCAAAATTACCCTTAGGTTTTGAAAATGGAGTAGCTCAATATAGAGATGGAAAAATTTATTATGGTATTGGAAAAATAGAAAATTCTGAAGGAAAAAATGTAAATAGTAATAAGTTCTATGTTTTTGATTTAAAAACAAAAGAAACTAAGGAATTAGCTGAATTTCCTGGAGAAGCAAGACAACAAACTGTTGGACAAATTTTAAATAATAAATTTTATATTTTTAGTGGAGGTTCAAATATTTCTTATGTAGATGGCTATGCCTATGATTTTAAAACAGATACTTGGAAAAAAGTGGCTGATGTTGTTGTAGATAATGAAAAAATTTTATTATTAGGAGCAAATTCTATAAAAATATCTGAAAATAAAATGCTTGTTATAGGAGGTTTTGATTATAAGTTATGGAATGATGCTAACTATAATCTTTCTAATTTAAAAGATGATAAATTAAAAGATTATAAGGCTGATTATTTTGGAGCGGAACCCCAATCATATAAATGGAATAGAAAAATTTTAATTTTTGATGCTACAAAAAATTCTTGGAAATCAATAGGTGAAGTGCCATTTGATGCACCTTGTGGAGCAGCTCTTCTATTGATGAATAATAATATCTACTCTATAAATGGTGAAATTAAACCAGGTGTTAGAACAGAAAGAATGTATAAAGCCTATATAATATCAAAATAA
- a CDS encoding MATE family efflux transporter — MFKKAIFKTIFKYAIPNVISMWIFTLYTMIDGVFISRFVGSIALAGVNLALPLINFIFSISIMVGVGSSTLIAIKFGENKYDEGNKIFTLATFLNLFLGIFISAIILLDIDRVINILGANKSQEVYRYVKEYLMVIVFFSVFYMSGYAFEIYIKIDGKPSYPAICVLVGGLTNLILDYVFVVIFHYGVTGAAIATGISQVTSCTMLLLYITLKAKYVKFMKLNKINFEKISKIYKTGFSEFLTEISSGILILIYNLVILRKIGVLGVSIFGTVSYITSFITMTMIGFSQGIQPIISYNLGKKNHKNLKDILKISIIFLGVLGIFCSFFISLFSEYIGKIFFREQDMILYVKRVLRIYSLSYIVIGINIFVSAYFTAIKKVIYSALITFPRGILFNSILLLILPNIFGNKAIWIVSFLSEVLTVFICIYLLKKIKRKGILN; from the coding sequence ATGTTTAAGAAAGCAATTTTTAAAACAATATTCAAATATGCAATCCCCAATGTTATTTCAATGTGGATATTTACACTTTATACTATGATAGATGGAGTATTTATAAGTAGATTTGTTGGCTCAATTGCTCTTGCAGGAGTAAATTTAGCTTTGCCACTTATAAATTTTATTTTTTCAATTTCTATAATGGTAGGAGTTGGTAGCTCTACTTTGATTGCAATAAAATTTGGAGAAAATAAATATGATGAAGGAAATAAAATTTTTACTCTTGCCACCTTTTTAAATTTATTCTTAGGTATATTTATTTCTGCTATAATACTTTTAGATATAGATAGAGTTATAAATATTTTAGGTGCTAATAAGAGCCAAGAAGTGTATAGATATGTAAAGGAATATCTCATGGTAATAGTCTTTTTTAGTGTATTCTATATGTCAGGTTATGCCTTTGAAATATACATAAAAATTGATGGTAAACCTAGTTATCCAGCTATTTGTGTTTTAGTAGGAGGTCTTACAAATTTAATATTAGACTATGTTTTTGTTGTTATTTTTCATTATGGAGTAACAGGGGCAGCAATAGCAACAGGTATATCCCAAGTAACAAGTTGCACTATGCTTTTACTTTATATTACTTTAAAAGCTAAGTATGTAAAATTTATGAAATTAAATAAAATTAATTTTGAAAAAATATCTAAAATTTATAAAACAGGATTTTCAGAATTTTTAACAGAGATATCATCAGGAATTTTAATACTTATTTATAATCTTGTTATATTAAGGAAAATAGGTGTGTTAGGAGTTTCAATTTTTGGAACAGTTAGTTATATAACTTCGTTTATTACAATGACTATGATAGGTTTTAGCCAAGGAATACAACCTATAATAAGCTATAATTTAGGTAAAAAAAATCATAAAAATTTAAAAGATATTTTAAAAATATCTATTATTTTCTTGGGAGTTTTAGGAATTTTTTGCTCTTTCTTTATAAGTTTATTTTCAGAATATATTGGAAAAATATTTTTTAGAGAACAGGATATGATTTTGTATGTAAAAAGAGTTTTAAGAATATATAGTTTGTCTTATATAGTAATTGGAATAAATATTTTTGTTTCTGCATATTTTACTGCTATAAAAAAAGTTATTTATTCAGCACTTATAACCTTTCCAAGAGGAATATTATTTAATAGTATTCTACTATTAATTTTACCAAATATCTTTGGGAATAAAGCGATATGGATAGTTAGTTTTTTAAGTGAAGTTTTAACTGTTTTTATCTGTATATATCTATTAAAAAAAATAAAAAGGAAAGGAATTTTGAATTGA
- a CDS encoding sialic acid TRAP transporter substrate-binding protein SiaP, with protein MKKTSLLKVVILFGVMTTSAFAAKYNLKMGMTAGTSQNEYKAAEVFAKELKKRSNGEIELKLYPNAQLGKDDLAMMQQLEGGALDFTFAETGRFSTFFPEAEVYTLPYMIKDFNHMKKAVNTKFGKDLFKKVHDKKGMTVLAQAYNGTRQTTSNKAIKSLADMKGMKLRVPSAAANLAFAKYTEASPTPMAFSEVYLALQTNAVDGQENPLSTIKAQKFYEVQKYLAMTNHILNDQLYLVSNITMEELPENLQKVVKESAQVAAEYHTKLFMDEEKSLKDFFKSKGVTITEPNLADFKKAMKPFYDEYTKKNGKVGEDAIKAIEAVR; from the coding sequence ATGAAAAAAACTAGTTTATTAAAGGTGGTAATTTTATTTGGTGTTATGACAACTTCTGCTTTTGCGGCAAAGTATAATTTAAAAATGGGAATGACAGCTGGAACTTCTCAAAATGAATACAAAGCAGCAGAAGTATTTGCAAAAGAATTAAAAAAGAGATCTAATGGAGAAATTGAATTAAAATTATATCCAAATGCTCAATTAGGAAAAGATGACCTTGCTATGATGCAACAATTAGAAGGAGGAGCTTTAGATTTTACTTTTGCTGAAACTGGAAGATTTTCAACATTTTTCCCAGAAGCTGAAGTATATACTTTACCTTATATGATTAAAGATTTTAATCATATGAAGAAAGCTGTAAACACTAAATTTGGTAAAGATTTATTTAAAAAGGTACATGATAAAAAAGGAATGACTGTTTTAGCACAAGCATATAATGGTACTAGACAAACAACTTCTAACAAGGCAATAAAATCTTTAGCTGATATGAAAGGAATGAAATTAAGAGTCCCATCTGCAGCAGCAAATTTAGCTTTTGCAAAATATACAGAAGCATCACCTACACCTATGGCTTTTTCTGAAGTTTATCTTGCATTACAAACAAATGCAGTTGATGGTCAAGAAAATCCTTTATCAACAATAAAGGCTCAAAAATTTTATGAAGTACAAAAATATTTAGCTATGACTAATCACATATTAAATGACCAATTATATCTTGTAAGTAATATTACTATGGAAGAATTACCAGAAAATCTTCAAAAAGTTGTAAAAGAATCAGCTCAAGTTGCAGCAGAATATCATACAAAACTATTTATGGATGAGGAAAAATCACTTAAAGATTTCTTCAAAAGTAAAGGAGTTACTATAACTGAACCAAATTTAGCAGACTTTAAAAAAGCTATGAAACCATTTTATGATGAATATACAAAGAAAAATGGAAAAGTTGGAGAAGATGCAATAAAAGCAATAGAAGCAGTTAGATAG
- a CDS encoding LacI family DNA-binding transcriptional regulator has product MITQKELAARLGVSRTTIARAINNSPNIKPETKEKILKLVKELGYEKNYVGSLLASKKKIVYSFIVESRNSYYTEQIKLGIKGARKEYKHYNLEIIEITTNINEPMEQVFELKKLLDSGKQIDGIIIIPLDKTKILELINLYLERIKFITVSVFLSKKIAYVGTDYQKCGRLAAELLTKTLNSNDKVLVIDNGDDNISSKYYLNGFLNRANNDKMNIVGPIKKNGVEESLQYLKTILKKENISSIFINRYAQDIFLELSDNILKRQKNITTGIGNRIRKLIMERKILATVADDVYSTGYKACQLMVDMLYKEFGKSIKKIILEPQILLMENLK; this is encoded by the coding sequence ATGATAACACAAAAAGAACTTGCAGCCCGTTTGGGTGTTAGTAGAACAACCATAGCAAGAGCTATAAATAACAGTCCTAATATAAAACCTGAAACAAAAGAAAAAATTTTAAAACTTGTAAAAGAATTAGGCTATGAAAAAAACTATGTTGGTAGTTTACTTGCAAGTAAAAAAAAGATAGTTTACAGCTTTATAGTCGAATCAAGAAATAGTTACTATACAGAACAAATAAAACTTGGAATAAAAGGAGCAAGAAAAGAATACAAACACTATAACCTAGAGATTATAGAAATAACTACTAATATAAATGAACCTATGGAGCAGGTTTTTGAATTAAAAAAATTATTAGACTCAGGCAAACAAATAGATGGAATAATAATAATTCCATTGGATAAAACAAAAATTCTGGAATTGATTAATCTGTATTTAGAAAGAATTAAATTCATCACAGTAAGTGTTTTTCTATCTAAAAAGATAGCTTATGTGGGAACTGACTACCAAAAATGTGGTAGACTTGCAGCTGAATTATTAACAAAAACTTTAAATAGTAATGATAAAGTTTTAGTGATAGATAATGGAGATGACAATATATCATCTAAATATTATCTAAATGGTTTCTTAAATAGGGCAAATAATGACAAAATGAATATAGTTGGTCCTATTAAAAAAAATGGAGTGGAGGAATCTCTTCAATATTTAAAAACTATTTTAAAAAAGGAAAATATCAGTTCAATATTCATAAATAGATATGCTCAAGATATTTTCTTAGAACTTTCTGATAATATTCTAAAAAGGCAAAAAAATATAACTACTGGTATAGGAAATAGAATAAGAAAATTAATAATGGAAAGAAAAATACTAGCAACTGTTGCTGATGATGTTTACAGTACAGGATATAAGGCTTGTCAGCTTATGGTTGATATGCTTTATAAAGAATTTGGAAAAAGTATTAAAAAAATAATTTTAGAACCACAAATTTTACTTATGGAAAATTTAAAATAA